Below is a genomic region from Zea mays cultivar B73 chromosome 9, Zm-B73-REFERENCE-NAM-5.0, whole genome shotgun sequence.
CTTGTGTCTTCTAAAAAACTATCATAAGCTTTACGCTGTAAAAAACTGTTGAGAGTGTACAAAAACTATAAGATTTATGGTTTAACCAAGTATAAAATCTAACTTCTATCTCTATACCACTTTAAATAAGTATAAAACAGTTCACCATTTTAAAAACAAAAAAACAGATTTAAATACTTTCAAAACCACACTACTAAAAAATAGTAACTTGCTTtttgtttctatttttctatgcTTTTACATTTTTTAAAGCAAAAGCAGCCGTTTGCTTCTGCTTCTATTTTTAGTTACCTTTTACATTTTTAAAAGCAAAAGCAGTAGCTAAAAGCCAGCCTATGCCTTCGCATATGCCTAGAACCTTCCTCATGCCTCTGATGATATGCCACCTCGACCCCACCGCACAGAGACACAAGCCTCCACGTCACGCGGCGAATCCGGGCCGTCCATCACCTCTACCCCGCGCCCCTCCCCGCCGTTAAATCCCACGCGTCAAACCGTGTCTATTCCTCGTCAGACTTTCAGTTCTTCCAATCTCTTGCAAGCACAACTGCACAAGggaacaggaggaaaaaagagCGAGAACTCGCAGCTGACGCGCACACGGCAAGCCCCAATCGGAGCCGCGGACCGGATCAGAACTAGGTCTCGAGGCGATGGCAAGCGGAGGCGAGGGCGCAGGGAGCGGCGAATCCCCTCCCGCCGCCTCAGTGGAGGCGGCAGCGGTCGAGGCGACGCTGCACATCCGGTGCGCGAACGGCTCCAAGTTCACGGTGCAGACGGACCTGGGCGCCACGGTGGGCGCGTTCAAGGAGGTCTTATCCGGTAGCTGCGGCGTGCCAGCACCGCAGCAGCGCCTGATCTACAAGGGCCGCATCCTCAAGGACGAGCAAACCCTAGACAGCTATGGTACGTGCCACGCCGAAACGCTGGTTGTAGTGTAGAGTAAAGTACCTTCAGATTTGGTGTCGTAGCGTGGGATTGTCCGATTCTGTTCATCAATTCGGCGGTGGGCCAGTGCCGTTGTGAATTGTGCTAGGTTTGTGCTGTCGGTGACATGCCTGTTTGTGTGTCTGTAGTGTATTGAAGGTGGCTAGATTCTGCATTTGTTTTTTCTTTCATGTGCATGCTAGCTAGTAGTAATTTACCACATATTGTGCTATGTCATTACCTGATGCACGTGTGATTCGACTAACGTATGCTGTTAACTTATACCATGTAACGTTTGTATCATGACATTACCGATGGCATTAATTACAGTCTAGAAGTAGTTGAAGTAGAAGACAGCTTTGTTACAATTCTCATATAATTCCAATTGTTATGTAGTCATTTTATATACTGTTGATTGTGCATGTCTAGAATCCAAATGTTTTAGAGTTAGTAGAACTAAAACATAATATATGAGATGTGATTTCAGCACTACACATGAGGACAGGGATGCTAGTTTGGAAGGTCAAGTAGTGCCTAGGAAGGACACCTTCAGGTATTTAAGCTCAATGCTACAGAGAGACGAGGATATTGACGAAGGTGTCAGCCATATGAAAGTAGGGTGGATGAAGTGGTGTTAAGCATCTGGCGTTCCATATGATAAGAGGGTACCACAGAAGCTAAAAAGGCAAGTTTTATAGGACGACGATTAGACCCAATATGTTGTATTGTTGTATAGTGCAGAATGTTGACCTATAAAAAGACAACATGATAAGTATCACGGAAATATGTATGCTGCGTTGGATTTGTGGCCATACAAGAAGGGATCGAGTCTGGAATGATGATATACGTTATAGGCTAGGGTAGCACCAATTGAAGAAAAACTTGTCCAACatcggttgagatggtttggataTGTCCAACGAAGACCTTCAGAGGCGCTAGTGCGCAGTAGGATCCTAAGGTGCGATAGCAATGAGAAGAGAGGAAGATAAAGACCAGAGTTGACTTGGGAAGAGGCATTTAAAGGAGACTTAAAAGGATGATATATATCCAAAGATTCAGCCTTGAATAGGAGTGCATGGAAAACAGCTATCCATGTGACTGAACCTTGACTTTGTGGGTTCTATTGGTTTTTTTACTCTAGCCAACCCCAACTTGCTTAAgataaaaggctttgttgttgttaatTCTTGATTGTGTATGTCTAGATGTGTATTCATAGGCTTCTGATATAATTCCAAATGTTATGAAGTCAGCTTATATACTGTTCATTGTGCATGTCTAGATGTGTCTTTAAGGTGAACATGTATGTTAGCCTTTGGATGGACTTGTGGTCAAGTTTAATGTCAATTTTGGCATAGTAGCTTATAATTGGCATGTTGAGTGATATACTATATCATATTTTTTGCTAGAGCGCACGTGATTTTCAGATAGAATATCAATTGGATGTTATAACTGTTATAAGTTCATTTCTTTAATTTGTCTCATGCCTACCTAGTTTTTTCTTGACATGTTAATTCACTATGTTTTGGGGGCTTTAGTGACGGTTGGATTTCTCGGCCGGGAAATACTGAAAACCGGTAAATTTTACCGTTTCCGGTCCGGTCCGAAATCCAAAAACCGCTCCGGATTTTTGTATATTTCAGTTTAGCATTTGAAAATATAGAAGTCAAATCCTGGTCAACAAAACTGTTTTCGAAAATCATAAAACGAAAATGTAATCCATGGCTTCAGTGGTGAAAGTAAATTTACTCGGTTTGCTAGTCATTTGCAACCAAAATCAGTGTACTTCAATATATATCTGATATATTTCTTTGCAGTTGATTGCTTGATCAAGCTCTATTTTATAGAGCTAAATCAAGGTGTTGTCTCCCATAATGTTAGATCCCTGAGTCACTCTTGTGTCTGCTTTTGATCATGTAGCTTGTGAGAACTATCAACTAAATGATTTTGTTGTTCAATGATAGTAAGCTGTACCTTTTAGTGCTTTAGATTTAATATTAGTATATTTGTATTGTATTTGTTCTTTGCAGCGGCAACTTCATATTTAATGCTCATTGTTCCAAAATGCGTTATTAATTGTACGCCTAGGCGCGCCCCATGTTTAAGTGTGAGTTGGAGCCCCGGCGTGTCATTTAGGCCCTGGGCGTCCAATTAAACGTTTGACATGGGTAGGTGGTCTGGAGCAAGCGGCATGGGCAGACAGACTAAAGCGGGAGGGAGTGGGAGCGCAAAGAAATGAGGGAGTGGGAGTCTGGGAGCATGCGCGGGAACCCGAAAGCAGGGTCTGGTGGACAGAGTTACCTAAAGGAATTTGTTGTTCCTCGTGGCGGCGgtggctctggcggcaatggagaACCATGCACAAGATCCTCGCCACCCCTTGCGCCTCCTTTCTGTAGCTGCCAGCGTAGTGCCACCCAGGCACCCCACGTGTGTTTCTGCCCCTCGCCGGCGCAGTCCTACCCAGCCACGTGCGTGGAGGAAGGATGACTATGAGATTAGGAGAGAACAAGAGTGATTGACGGCGGCTGCTTTGTTGTTTTGTACAGTGGGAATAGGGTATCATGATTTGTAGATGGGTTGGATGGGCCATAAATTGCAGCCCATATTGTGCAGTTCGTTAGGGGAGAGAGCAGATGTGCCCTTTCATTGTATAGTGTGCTCATGATTCCATGGAATGGCTCAACTATTCTTTCATTATTATTTTACTAATGAATAATATGTAACGTTTAAGCGTGTTTAATCAACATTTAAGCATTCTGGGTGCTAGGCGGTGGCATAATGCCTGCCTAGCGCCCAGCATTCTTTGCAATCTTATAAATGCTACTACACAGACATATGGAATACTCAAGATGTTTGTTTTCTTTTGCAAATATGTCAATTATGTATGTTTTCGTATTGGGTGTTCTTTTGCTTTGTTTACATCAGGTATATGAACTTTGTCTTTGTTTGTCTTCGATTTATGGTTGAAATCCTGGAATTGTTAAGAAATTTTAGTTGTACATGCTTATATTGTAGGCGTTGAGACGGATCACACAATTCACTTGGTGCGAGGTGTCGCCACACCAGCTGCATCCAGTGCACCTGCTGCTGCCAACCCCCTTGCTTCATTTACTCCTAGTAGTGGCCCTGCAGGTGGCCTGGGAGGCCTATTTCCaggtgttgatgctccaggaaatGACAGGCCATCAGGTATATTTAGGCCAGGATTTCCAGAATTAGAGCAAGTTGAGCAACATTTAAGCCAGAATCCCAACTTGATGAGGGAGATAATGAATATGCCGGCAATGCAAAATCTCATGAATAACCCTGATTTAATACGTAATATGATCATGAACAACCCACAAATGCGCGAGATCATGGATCGGAATCCTGATCTTGCCCATGTGCTCAATGACCCAAGCGTCCTCCGCCAAACACTCGAAGCTGCTAGGAACCCTGAAATCATGAGAGAGATGATGCGGAACACAGACAGAGCTATGAGCAACATTGAGTCTTCTCCTGAAGGTTTTAATATGCTCCGCCGCATGTACGAAACTGTCCAGGAGCCATTTCTAAATGCAACAACAATGGGTGGGGAAGGAAGCACAGCCTCAAATCCATTTTCAGCTCTTCTCGGGAATCAGGGGTCTAGCCAACCTGGTCAAGGTCAACCTGCAACAAATGCTCCAACTACTGGTTCAGAATCGACAACTGGAACCCCAGCTCCAAATACTAATCCACTTCCAAATCCCTGGAGCACCAATGGtaggttttgaatacttgtactgGTTAAGTTTTTTTTTTTGACTGGGTTTGTTGTGATGTTTATGTGTTGTCTTTTGTGTTTGCCTACTTAAATCACCAGCTGGGAGTGCACAAGGTGCAACACGGACTCCTAGTGGCAATGCAAGAACTGGTGGTGTTGGGGGCACTGGTGCCACCGGTGGACTGGGAGGATTGGGTTCACCAGAATTGAGTAGTTTGCTTGGTGGTCTTGCTGGCAGTCCAAGAACTGGTTCTGCTGGTGGTTTAGGAGGTTCGGGTTCACCAGATTTGGGGAGTATGCTTGGTGGTTCACCTGATGTTTCTCCGTTCAGTCAGATGTTGCAAAACCCTGCAATGATACAGATGATGCAGAACATTATGTCTGACCCACAGACCATGAACCAGGTAGTTCAACTTATGCCAACTTTTTCTGTGCTCTTTTTTGTATGTTGCAATTCTGACATTGGATTGTTTTGTTCTCGCCTTGGCTACAGTTGCTTAACCTCAACCCAAATGCACGCAACCTGATGGAATCAAACACTCATATGAGGGAAATGTTTCAAAATCCAGAATTTCTTCGCCAGCTGACATCGCCTGAGACTTTGCAGGTATGTTAGATACAGAAGTCTTCAGCTATTTCCATTCCATATACAGAATCTAAATGTTTGCCTTTTTTTCAGCAATTACTCTCATTTCAGCAGACTTTATTAGGACAGCTTGGTCAACATCAACCTAGCCAGTGAGTGTCTATGGTTCAACAGTACCTGGATTTCATTAATCTTATTATAGTTTATTACTTACATTTGTTTGTAACTCGAAATGGTACATTGTAATTATTATGTTTCTAGGGGTTCCTTTTAATTGTTTGATTTGATTCAGGGGCGGGAACAATGCAGGCAGTGCCACAGGTAAATCCTGGTTACTTTTTTTCTAATGTTTTTTTCTTCACTTGGATCAGTATATTGCTATGTCAGGTTGTTGAGTTGCCCTTTTGTGCTGCTTTATTTGTAAAGTAACTATGCTTTGCTTTGCAAACAGTACTTGATTGACTGTATTCCTCAATGTTTCAGTTGTGCGATTTGACACTAAGGGAAAAAAAGTCAACGATCATCATTGACTGTTTTTCCTGTAGTGCCAAATTTCAAGTTCCTTAGGCCTTGCTATAGTTTAGAAATACTGGGATCATTTAACAGAATTTGTAAGTGCTGAAGATTCCAGAGCTACTTTCCAGTTCGTTTACTGTGTCATACAGACAAAGTAGTAGTGAAGAGAATGTTAGCGACTTAGCGGCTGCGCACGCTGCAGCTCCAGCAGCTGCTTTTAGCACAGTAATATGTTATTTTGAGACTAACTGCAATGAGTTCTTCCCCATTTTGTTCTTCTTTAATCGGTAGAACCGCATGTCATTGTATATTATAACTTATAGaagtcaaaataaaataaaacagcTGGGAGAAAACTGGCAATGCATAAGCACACACCTTGATAAATTTTTCTTTCTGGAGCATGTTAGACGGGCAGCTCTGCATTGATTTTAAATTCTTATACTGGAAAAATATGTGAGATTATTACTCCAGCTAAGCAGTGTGAAATATGTGCAGGTACACGGGGAAACCCTAGCCTTGACACCTTGATGAGCATGCTCAGCGGGCTTGGTTCGGGAGGTGGTCTAGGTGTTCCAAATACCTCCAGCGGTGAGTATATATACACTATTGTTGGAGAACTTGGATGCTCGTACATTATTTCTGGTTTGCAATTATTATTACACGATCTCATTTCAGTGCCACCGGAGGAGCTCTATGCCACACAGCTTACTCAACTCCAAGAAATGGGGTTTATTGACACCGCGGAGAACATTCAAGCACTGGTCGCTACTGCTGGGAATGTACATGCTGCGGTGGAACGCCTTCTTGGGAACCTTGGACAGTAGCTAACCCGAGCGAGCCAGACACTATTCGTAAATCTTAAAATTGTCGCGCATATGCAGGAGTGTTCGGCTTAATGTTCCTCAAGCCCCAGAATTTGAAGGCGGCGGCGTCCATAGTCCCGAAAACAAAATAATGAAAGAGTCAGGCAGCCGTTTACTTTTGTCATACATGGTGGTCTTGTCTTTTTTTTTTACAGCGATGTATTTTGCAATGTTGATTGGTGTACATACGTATCGGTCGGATGTTACCTCCCTGTAGTCTGTCTTTTCCAACTATCGATTCTTGATTTCCAATATACTATCAAATCAAATTATTATCTATTCTAATCCAACGGGTGGTTTCCTCTGCAGACTTGTGTCAATACTGATCGTTGTGGGCTTGTGGCATTAGTACTGCAGGTATGCTACTGATATCTGATAACTGGGCCTTCCATGGTTTGAATACATTTGGCATTCACCCATCAGCAGCGTCGTGGGGTTAGTTCAGTGATGGTGATACTACTGAAACATAAGCTCGATTACTAACCTCATGATCTGAAACTCAGAAACAGGTGGACATGTATGGGATGTGCCGGACGACAACTCCATCCGGGAAGCCAGTAGTCGGCGGGGTAACGAGACAGGCTGGTGATTATTTCGTTGATGCGCTGCGCAAGTAATAACATGTTCAGTGAAAAGCAAACTTGAACCTTGATGAACAACACTAACCAACTTTTTTTTGGCAAACCACAATATCACAAGTACATACAAGGACCCACCCACCCTTACGAGACACGCATACACAGCTTACTCCAATAAACATATATATCTAAAAAAGGGATTGAAACTGAATTGACAGATACGCACAACTTATCTATACGAGCATTTACGAAAGACATGGAAGCATCTAGGTAatcaagtgttttggtgattaatggtaACATAAGGTTATGTTTTTACTAACATACTCTCTCCAGTGCAGTAAAGGTAGTCGTTTAGTACATGATTGTGCATACCAATGAGTgattaattatcatagagttttCCTTGTTTGCCCTTATTAAATAGGGATATGTGTGCATTAACGTCACTAAAACAATCAGGCTTGATTGGTTGCTGCAGCAGCTCCAAGGCATTCTAGACTGGAGGTCTTAAGTTCGATTCCTCTTAAATGCATTTTTTTTGTGCAATTACTAGGGGCAACAACGTCCAAATCCCAGACCCACGCGTGCTATGACTTCTTTTTGTGCACGCTCGGTCACGCGCAGGATGACTTCTTTTACTGCACCGGAGGGAGTATGTGTTTGCAAAGGCAAGTTAAAATTTGGGCACAACATAGTTCGGTCAatctaaggtagtgtttggttactagggtctaatttttagtccctcaattttattccactttaatctataaattgcaaaatatggaaactataactctattttagtttccatatttgacaatttagtgactaaagtagaataaattggagggactaaaaattagtctctaaaaccaaacaccccctaaggctTGCTTATAAATGTCATTACAATTTTTCTTCTCCGTCTGTCAGGGGAGCAGTACAGTACAGGAGCACCCTAAACTAATCCATGACGTCAATACGGAGACCCTCTGACCTGTATACGAGACGAGACTACACAACAGTCTGGAAAAAACAAAACACTCGTGTGCGTCATTGCAAACGAGCGTGCTTTGACCTGTTTTGATGTTCACCGCTCTGCTACGTGCCGTGGCTGAACCGGTCGCACGCAGCAGCACTACTCTCGCCAGTCGCTAGAGAGGGGGCAGCACCGCGCTGGTCACTGGATTTGGATGCATGCGTGCTCGCTTGCGTTCGCTGAAACGCAAGGCGTCATCTGATCTGGCCGATCGACCGATCACGCAGCCCGCAGCCCGCAGCCCGCTAAACTAAACACAGATGCATGCACCCAGCTCCAGCGGTCCGTGTATGGGATCCGTACGCTGGCCTTTTGTCCCTGGTCCAGCCAGATGCTGCCTCGGATGCACAACCAACTAATCACAGACGCGGACCCGGGAAGGAACACACGTGACGGATTGGACAGCAAGCAGGCCCCCGGCGCGCACTCGCGTCGCCGTCCGACCATTTGTTCTGTTGGGTGCAGCGTACCCGTCGCCGAACCGGACAACGGCGAGTGAGCCGCGGCGCACCATAGAGGGCATGTTCTTTTACTAAGAGTGTAAATGTATACTCCCTTCTATTAAGACAGCGGGTAAGTTACGAAGAAtcccctcaaaagactcatgtttAGGTGGACGAAAATTTAGAGTtactaggtaggtgcccgtgcgatgccacggaacataAATTGCGAACCTCCAATGAACTTTATTTGAGATAAGTGATACCCAAGAAAATGGGGGTAAACTGACACAGCTATTACTTGCGTTACTTGCCCTATGCGCGAAAGAATCTGACACAGCTATCACCCATAAAGATTTCCGGTTAACTTGTGGAACCGGACTTCATTTAAGACAA
It encodes:
- the LOC100282238 gene encoding ubiquilin-1 — encoded protein: MASGGEGAGSGESPPAASVEAAAVEATLHIRCANGSKFTVQTDLGATVGAFKEVLSGSCGVPAPQQRLIYKGRILKDEQTLDSYGVETDHTIHLVRGVATPAASSAPAAANPLASFTPSSGPAGGLGGLFPGVDAPGNDRPSGIFRPGFPELEQVEQHLSQNPNLMREIMNMPAMQNLMNNPDLIRNMIMNNPQMREIMDRNPDLAHVLNDPSVLRQTLEAARNPEIMREMMRNTDRAMSNIESSPEGFNMLRRMYETVQEPFLNATTMGGEGSTASNPFSALLGNQGSSQPGQGQPATNAPTTGSESTTGTPAPNTNPLPNPWSTNAGSAQGATRTPSGNARTGGVGGTGATGGLGGLGSPELSSLLGGLAGSPRTGSAGGLGGSGSPDLGSMLGGSPDVSPFSQMLQNPAMIQMMQNIMSDPQTMNQLLNLNPNARNLMESNTHMREMFQNPEFLRQLTSPETLQQLLSFQQTLLGQLGQHQPSQGGNNAGSATGTRGNPSLDTLMSMLSGLGSGGGLGVPNTSSVPPEELYATQLTQLQEMGFIDTAENIQALVATAGNVHAAVERLLGNLGQ